gtcctaatccgacaattaatcatctaagggcagattataaccgaaagtcgcaaaagcttgacttttgctatgacttccagttctgacccattcaagcttaattcttccacgttttaagcttccattaggaccatactacattgtagtataactctctgaagttatattgcatggtgcctaatcgtttgtcatttatgctcttgatcgtaattatgctcattaatgcctaaaacgccctttttgcataaaatcgagatttttagcaatgtgaatgaactaaaacctttgctactgatatttaggcatgtcccgaaaatttgacatcagtttggggtctagaatgggagttatgctcaatagcgtaattaagggacttcttagtaattagaaagcgtaattagcataaggcccatctaaacccgatttttattaccaaactttttacctactgatgttaaatgatattttgggatttttaaagatttttatttatttttaagctgaacttaacataggattatagtCTAGTTTCGGTAATTACCaattttacccttttcatgcataaaatgagttttacataactttttgaaaccaaactttttgctactgatcctaaatgataaatgtattattttgaaccctataaactgaccaaaatatcagatttcctatctttaccatattagccctttaaatcgcatatttagcgtttttagcacctagtatgggtcaaaactatatttatcatataaaactcataacctactgatgttttaaactaatttacataatattacagtaagctaatgttttaaactcagaaacTTATTTTAACCCCTaaaagcctatgtaaaattaccaaaatgcccctacggtgcataattaGTTATAAAAGGTATATTTTCCATATATTAAGTatcctactgatgtaacttaatAAAATACATGTCTTTACTAATctaatcagacctggaactcagttttataaataaattcttttataagcatcaaaattaccaaaatgcccttttggtacttattttggtttaaattgctttttgggcataaatgttgatatactactgatATATTGACATAttatgagcataataatgattaagacctgtttatagtttgtccggttacccgttacgcatttacgcgttcggatcggtttacgtgactagtttacgtaaaatagccgaaacgggcttaacctagttattaaaacctcattttccagaatgtatttagtttacccatattatacaagtatccaagcttgtcgggtctaaatcacattctattccggtttccgtttaatctaccggttaggtccgtaaggtttctttctagctagttGGTCTAAGTCTTCGACTTAAGTAAAGACCcattagcatcctaatagataatcaaaccttctatacagatttatagcttccggtaaaaagtatctttcaagaatcttaggaatttactgctacatcaggtaaatacttttaacttaattttccctatacgggcttgggatacggtatattaataccgcttggtcgggtatgggattattatgtcggattgtgatttaataaatccgcataacccgttttaatctgtattgtttgataacataaacatttgggggttaacgactgtgtcctggatatccttggctcatttaagttattaatggccatgactatgcacggggtgcatgcatgcacccgacagatgcgaatgctaaatattaatttacccacaagttggggataactcctttgtgggttctataagtggtgagtcagttaatcatgtccggcttacaaaccggccccacatgtatgacaagcatgtaaaactgtatacaagattttattaaaattgtcccaagttataaaagacttgtgccttgtgcatctaaaccaattttcttaaatgttttcaaaacgagtcagttaaattgtatttaccagtgtatactgacgtattttcctaaagattgatttgacaggtacttatcgaaataggctggagctatagggtgttgtagaggatcttgcaaatcccatagATACCCTGAGTCTGtagttttttttgtttctttgtactttatgatccgcctgtggatcttattacattccagtctgtattttcttgtattcgaacatcgacagacagtatggtttgtaatagtttatttacccagccttccgctgtgctatattattgtgtgtgttgacaatgatgatatcaactacgtcacgatactccccaccgggcccaccggtaatatgtggaaatattggggtgtgacaggttggtatcagagccaacattgagcgaattaaacactaaccttttgtgtttaatctcaatgacacaataagcacattccttagactctcgagtctaggcaaatgacctaggatGCATCTTTATCTTTCTTTTATTacttttatgttttgttttattttgttctCTTGTTCAACAGGAAATTAACCATCATGCCTCCAAGACTAAGAGGACGTGGCAAGGGTCCCATGCGTGGAGGACCGTCATCTGCAGGACCATCTCACAGACGCACTCCATCGGCGTCTTTTTCCACTTCCGACTCCCGCGATATGTGGGGTCAACCTTTCGAGCCGGCAAGACACTCGGTCTCgcttagctcttcaccatcttttcATCCGTCCTTCGGACCATTTGCTCCAAATGAGCCCGAACACTCTCACCATTCGGACCAATCTCACCACTCGCATAACTCCTTGCAATCTCATTCATTTCATCATTCCGAACCCCCCTACTCTCCAAGACAATTCAACCCAGCTGACTATGTGAATGACTTCCTTGGTTACAACCCGCTGGGCCCTGAGGACCATTTCTCTCAAGAAATGGAGATGGATGACGACCCCGACCCGGAAATGCAAACAGGAACCCCGGGCCACCCTATCAGCATATCTAGTGGGTCACCATTTCAGGGATCTCCTTATCGTGGACCCGACTCCTTCCAAGAGAGGATGGCTACCTATGACTGGTTCTTTACCCCATCTTATCATAGCTCTCCGGCTCAACCACCTTTAGATGATCCTCAACTTCAAGctgtctcaccaccaccacttccgGTAGAGGAGCCACCGCAGCagccaccacaaccacctccCGAGCCTCCGAGGCGAAGGAGGAACGCTCGCATGTCCGTTAGAGGAGGACCCCGTTTTAGTTCTCCTCGAGGGTCGAGTTCCTATCCCCCTATTCCCGAGGACCCTCAAATGGGTGGGCCCTCGAATGCGGCACCGGAGGCTGATCCTCCGCAAGCTTCTTATGCACCACCTATGCCACCTGTGGGATTTGATAACCCAATTCCGGTATACCCAGGTTCTTCCGGGTATAATCCTTATGGAGACCCGTCGGGATATCCATTGGGCTACGGAACCCATGATCCATATCTTACGGCTGCGCAGTATCACCACCTTTATCCTTCTTCTTACCCCCCTGTGCCTCCAACTGACTACCCTATTCAGGGTTATCAGTATCCTCCATATCAGCCACCTCCTTCCCAGCAActacagcagcagcaacaaaacCAGGAAATCTTGGAGAGGTTGGACAGGGTTGAGCAGAAGACCAAGAAGAACAAGGAGAGGCACAATAGCTTCATGAAGGG
This genomic stretch from Helianthus annuus cultivar XRQ/B chromosome 8, HanXRQr2.0-SUNRISE, whole genome shotgun sequence harbors:
- the LOC110901097 gene encoding proline-rich proteoglycan 2-like — its product is MPPRLRGRGKGPMRGGPSSAGPSHRRTPSASFSTSDSRDMWGQPFEPARHSVSLSSSPSFHPSFGPFAPNEPEHSHHSDQSHHSHNSLQSHSFHHSEPPYSPRQFNPADYVNDFLGYNPLGPEDHFSQEMEMDDDPDPEMQTGTPGHPISISSGSPFQGSPYRGPDSFQERMATYDWFFTPSYHSSPAQPPLDDPQLQAVSPPPLPVEEPPQQPPQPPPEPPRRRRNARMSVRGGPRFSSPRGSSSYPPIPEDPQMGGPSNAAPEADPPQASYAPPMPPVGFDNPIPVYPGSSGYNPYGDPSGYPLGYGTHDPYLTAAQYHHLYPSSYPPVPPTDYPIQGYQYPPYQPPPSQQLQQQQQNQEILERLDRVEQKTKKNKERHNSFMKGLANLIKGKKK